The segment CTCGGCCTCGCACATGATGTTGTCGATCTTCTTCATCAGCCGGTTGAACCAGGTGGCCAGGTCGCCGATCTCGTCGTTCTGGCGCACGGCCAGCTCCTGCTTGAGGTCGGCCTTGTCCTGGGCGATGTCCTTGATCAGGCCGACGATGCCGTTCACCGGGCGGACGACGTAGCCGCCCACGAGCAGCCAGACCATGATGCCGGGCACGAGGAGCACGGCCAGGAGCACGCCCACCAGGACCTTGCTCACGTCGCCCATGATTCCCTGGACCGGGGCGAGGTCCAGCGAATAGACCACCACGCCGATCTGGTCGCCCTTGAAGTCCTTGATGGGGAACGCGGCGAGGCCCGTGGAGCCCTTGTTCTCGACGGAGAGGTCCTGGGCGCCGCGCGTAAGCAGGCCGACGTCCACGAGCTTGGCGGCCGGGGAGTCGACGCCGCCGGAGACGAGGACGAACTTGCCGTCCAGCACGGGGTTCTTGCTCGGGTCCTGCAGGCGGGTGGCGATGGAGAGCAGGCTGGAGTTCATGTACAGGAGCAGGCTCTTGCCGTCCTTGCCCGCGGCGTTCTCGAGCACCTTGTCGAAGCTCGCCAGGGCCTCGACCGAGCCGAGCTGCTTGCCGTTCTCGTCCATGACCGGGGCCAGGCCGCGGATGGCGAAGCCGCCGCGCCCGACCTCGATGCCCTTGACCGGCCTGCCGGTCTTGTTGACCTCCACGACCGTGGGCCTGAAGGACTTGAGGTCGTCGGAGACGTCGACCCACTTGCCGTCGACCTTGCTGTTCTTCTTGCGCCACAGGCGCACGAGGCTTCTGGCGTTGGACAGGTGGAAGTGCAGCTCCAGGTCCTTGCCCATGATCGCCTTGTAGCCGCTGGCGGCCCCGGAGAGCTTGGCGCGGAGCATCTCGCGCGCGGCCTGCGCCTGGGGGTCGTTCTCGTCGTCGATGTTGCCCGAAAGCGCCGTGCGGTAGGCGTCGATGACGTCCGGAAGCTGGGAGAAGGAGGCGGCCAGCTCGAGCGCCGAGTCCGCGGCCTGGTCGATGCCGTTCTGCACCTCGGCGGCCTTGGCCGCCACCCGGTCGTGCACGGTCATGGACGCGAGATCGTCCAGCTGCCGGTTGACCACGATGTAGCTGGCCGTTCCCAGGACCAGCACGGAAATAAGCAGCGGCAGAAGGAATTTCAGCCTGATGCCCACGATGAGACCCCCTTTGGCGGCGGCACCTGGTGCCGCCGCGGCGAATGCGGAAAACCCCGGCGATTTCGGCGGGTAATCCGGAGCGTTGACTATATTCTTTGTACACTATCGGGCAAATGGATGGCTATAGGAGAGGAGGGCATGTGAAAAATTTCCCAACAAAAATAACCAATCACCGCGGAATCATCCGGAATTCCGGGAACACAGGCTTTTACGGACACTGTTCCGCGAAAATCCGGAAGCATCGTGAACGGGTGAACGGATTTGCGGCGCCCGCGTGGCGGGACAGCGGCGACAAGGCCGGGAATTCCTGGGGCAAGGGGCAATGCGGGCGGTATGCGGGCGGCATGCGGGCGGACAGGAGCCCGCCGCATGCCTGGAGCCGGATGTCGTGCGGGGATGCGGGGGGGGAACGGGACACCCCCGACACGGGAAAAGGCCGCGCGCCGCCCTCCCGGCCGTCGGGCCGCAGCTTCAGGCCGTAACCTCAGGCCGCGCCTTCAGGCCGGGGGCCGGGCAGCGGGGAGACCCGCGGCCTCAGCCCCTGGTCGAGGGCGGACACGGCAGGTCCAGGAGCCCCAGCTCCGCGGCCGCGCCCAGGGTGTCCTCGTACAGGCGCAGGCGCGTGATCCTGCCGCCCTCGACCTGGATGTGGAAGGCCAGGTCCAGGGTGAAGCGCTTGTCCGTCTTGCCCGCCACGTGGCTGAAGCGGCCGAGCACCACGGCATCCTTGTCCTGGGCCAGCACCTGGGTCACGGCCAGGCGCATCTGGTCGGAAACGGTCAGGGGCCACAACTCCTGGAAAAAGGCCTCCATCTCCGCCCGGGTCCGCCGCCTGCCCGCCCAGGGCAGCACCGGCTCGCCCGGCACGTACCAGTCGAACTCGTCCGCGAACAGTTCCGCAAATCCCCGCAGGTCACGCGAGGTCAGCCGCTCGGCAAAGATCCTGGCCACTTCGTTCGTGCTCTTCATGGCAATCTCCTCCTGGGTTTGCCCGCGGCTTTGGGCGGCAGGCGAACGGAAAATCCCCGGGCGGGCCGTGCGGCCGAACGCGCCGAGGCGCCTGCGGCGGAGGCCCGAAGGGACGGCGCAGCGGCGCCGCCGGGATGCCGCGGGACGAGTCGGGAATTCTCCACCACGCGCCAGCATACGCGAACACGCCCATGCCACAAGCGCATATCCCGGCCGGAAGGGCCCGGGTTCCAGGCGCGCCGCCCCGGAGGTACGCGCGCCAGGCGATATGCGGCGCCGCCTTCCGGCCGTTCCGGTCAAGTCGGGGCGCGGCAGGGATTTCGGGGACAGAACGCGGGACGGGCTGCGCGGACCGCGGGAACGCGGGAGCGCGGCGACCGGCCCCGGAGCGGGGAGCTAGGTCCGCTCCGGGGTGGACGGGAACGGGGAGGCCGGAACCGGCGGAAGCGGCCGGGCCGCGGACGACGGGGACGACGGGGACGACGGGGACGGGAGCGCTTTGCGCGCGGGCAGGCGCAGCGCCCGCGCGGCAGGGCACCGGCCCTTTGCCCGGGAAGAAAGGAGCCCGGCCTCGGGCTCGGGCTCGGGCGGCAGGGCGGCCAGGGGACGCAATGCCACGGGCAGGGGCTCGCCGTCCCAGCGAAGCCCCGGGAAAGCGGCCCGGGGCAGCTCGGTGGCCTCCTCCCCGGTCTCCCACAGGCCCAGGTCCCGGTTGCGCTCAGGCAGCGCGGGGTGCAGGCGCAGCCCGCCGTCGGCATCGCGGGCCAGGTAGAGGGACATGTCGGCCTCCGGGGGTGATCGCGTTGCCGACAATATTCTACAATGTAGAACTAATGTCAAGGTCAGTTCGAGCTTCGCGCAGGCTGGATCGTGGAAACGGCAGAAGGGCGCGTCCGCCTCCCGAGACAGCGGCGAAGGGGCGAAGACGAAGCGGGCGGTGCAGGCGCGTCCGGGCGGCCGGCCCCGGCGCGGCCCGGATCAGTCCAGCTCGCGCGCGGTCCAGACGCAGCGGGCGCGGATGCGGAAATGCTCGCCCGGGCGCACCGGCGTCTCCACGTTGCCGTTGTCCGAGACGATGACCGGGCCGTCCGGCCCCGAGCGCAGCCGCTTGATGACGATGCCGTCGCCGAGCTCGACGAGGAAGATGCGGCCGTCCGCGAACTCGGTGCGCGACTCGTCGCAGAGCACGATGGAGCCGTCCTGGATGGTCGGGTGCATGGAGTCCCCGTCCGCCCGGACCACGACCATGCGCTCCGGGTTGCCCTTGGTGCGCAGCCAGTCCGTGCGGAAGGCGAGGTGCGAGCGGGCCTGGCGCGAGAGGCGCTGGCTCTCGCCGCCCATGGCGGGCACCGCCTCCAGGAAGGGCACGGTGGTCAGCCCGTCGGCCCCGTAGGGGGGCGAGGGCTCCGGCATGCGGAACGAGGGGGCGCTCTCCTCCCCGCGCAGGATGGCCCGGCCGATGGCCAGCATCTCCTCGTAGGGCACGTTCAGGAAGCTGGCGATGTAGCGCCGCGTCTCCTCCGTGCCGCCGCCCCGGCCCTGCTTGATGTCGGCGATGTAGGAGGACTCCTTGTTCATCGCCTCCGCGAGCCTGGCCTGGGTGCCGCGCGGCTGCTCGCGCAGCACGTGCTTGAGCGCCGCGCCGAAGATCTTGCCCGTGGTGAGGTCGTACATAGGCACTCCCTAGCATGATTTGGACGAAATTGATACTCTAGTTTTCAGAACATTGCACTTGATATCTTCGATTCAATCGAATAAATTGTCTCGGACATGCACGCGCCCTACCGGCAGCGCCCACGGTTCCGGGCGCGGCAGCCGAAGCGCACCGGCCGCCCCCTGGGCGGCCGCATGTTCAACGGCGGCCCCGGCTCCTTCTCGGGGACCGCCAAGCGCCGCTCGCGCGGCACGTGGGGGGAGAGGCCTCATGCACAGGGGATTCATCAAGTTCTGGCGCAAAGCCTTCGATTCGGGGATGCACCGCAACCACAAGCTCTGGGCCGCCTGGACCTGGCTGCTCTGCCACGCCGTGCACAGGCAGCAGTCGGTCTACTGCGGCGGCAGACGTGTGACGCTCAGGCCCGGGCAGCTCCTGGCCGCCCGCTCGCATCTGGCCGAGCAGTGGAACATGAGCGAGCGCAGCGTGCGCACGGTCCTGGCCGCGCTGGCCAAGGGCGGCTGCCTGACCGTCCAGGCGACCAGCCGCTACTCCCTGCTGACCCTGACCAACTGGGAGATCTACCAGGCGCGCGGCCCGCTGCCGACCGGCCGCCGACCGGCCGCCGACGCACCGGCGACCGCATATGAAGAAGGAAGAGAAGAGACAGAAGGCGAGAACCCCATGAGCGCCGACCCGCCTTCCCTGCCCGACACCCCTGCCGCCTCTTGCGCGGCAGAAGAAACGGCGGCGGACGCCGCCGCGCGCG is part of the Desulfovibrio sp. X2 genome and harbors:
- a CDS encoding nuclear transport factor 2 family protein, translating into MKSTNEVARIFAERLTSRDLRGFAELFADEFDWYVPGEPVLPWAGRRRTRAEMEAFFQELWPLTVSDQMRLAVTQVLAQDKDAVVLGRFSHVAGKTDKRFTLDLAFHIQVEGGRITRLRLYEDTLGAAAELGLLDLPCPPSTRG
- a CDS encoding LexA family transcriptional regulator: MYDLTTGKIFGAALKHVLREQPRGTQARLAEAMNKESSYIADIKQGRGGGTEETRRYIASFLNVPYEEMLAIGRAILRGEESAPSFRMPEPSPPYGADGLTTVPFLEAVPAMGGESQRLSRQARSHLAFRTDWLRTKGNPERMVVVRADGDSMHPTIQDGSIVLCDESRTEFADGRIFLVELGDGIVIKRLRSGPDGPVIVSDNGNVETPVRPGEHFRIRARCVWTARELD